A part of Armatimonadota bacterium genomic DNA contains:
- a CDS encoding transketolase family protein codes for MADKIATRDAYGSALAELGRTNPNVVACDADLSKSTKTNVFKKEFPGRHFNFGIAEANMMSTAAGMSTCGKIPFVSTFAVFASGRAWEQVRVSICYPELNVKIVPTHAGITVGEDGASHQANEDIALMRALPNMTVIVPADGVETKKAVFAAAEFKGPVYIRLGRAEIPVIFSEDYDFEIGKAVVMRPGGDVSIFACGMMTAVALDAAETLAAEGISAEVVNVSTIKPLDAETVLTSALKTGCAVTAEEHSIVGGLGGAVLEALADGCPVPVERVGMPDVFGESGKPDLLLEKYGMTAEDIVDAARLAVERKQELK; via the coding sequence ATGGCTGATAAGATCGCAACAAGAGACGCATACGGCAGCGCGCTTGCCGAACTCGGCAGGACGAACCCGAACGTCGTCGCATGCGACGCCGACCTGTCCAAGTCCACCAAGACCAACGTCTTCAAGAAGGAGTTTCCCGGCCGGCACTTCAACTTCGGCATCGCCGAGGCGAACATGATGAGCACGGCGGCGGGCATGTCAACGTGCGGCAAGATCCCGTTCGTCAGCACGTTCGCCGTGTTCGCGAGCGGGCGCGCCTGGGAGCAGGTCCGCGTCTCGATCTGCTACCCGGAGCTGAACGTCAAGATCGTCCCGACGCACGCGGGGATCACCGTCGGCGAGGACGGAGCGTCCCACCAGGCGAACGAGGACATCGCCCTGATGCGCGCCCTGCCGAACATGACGGTGATCGTCCCTGCCGACGGCGTCGAGACGAAGAAGGCCGTCTTCGCGGCGGCGGAGTTCAAGGGTCCGGTCTACATCCGGCTCGGGCGGGCCGAGATACCCGTCATCTTCAGCGAGGACTACGATTTCGAGATCGGCAAGGCCGTCGTGATGCGCCCGGGCGGCGACGTCTCGATCTTCGCGTGCGGCATGATGACCGCGGTCGCCCTGGACGCCGCCGAGACGCTCGCGGCCGAAGGGATATCCGCCGAGGTGGTCAACGTCTCGACGATCAAGCCGCTCGACGCGGAGACCGTGCTGACCTCCGCCCTGAAGACCGGATGCGCGGTGACGGCCGAGGAACACAGCATCGTCGGCGGGCTGGGAGGCGCGGTCCTGGAGGCCCTCGCGGACGGCTGCCCGGTGCCGGTCGAGCGCGTGGGGATGCCGGACGTCTTCGGCGAGTCGGGGAAGCCTGACCTGCTGCTCGAGAAGTAC